The Gossypium hirsutum isolate 1008001.06 chromosome A03, Gossypium_hirsutum_v2.1, whole genome shotgun sequence genome contains the following window.
aaactccttaccaacttcaaattcactcgAATCCAATAACGAACTTGTATGATCACGCGTTCTGTGTAGTAGATCTGAAAACTCCAATGCATCATCTGCAGATAGatcaacattatgcatgtgggctggaggcgagtatgccctgaatcgtggatcttcttcttcatctgaacccccttcaacatcttcagattcagttggaataggctccggttcagaaaataatccaaCTTCTGTACCATCGCGGCCgagctctcgaggtggatccacatcggactcatcaTCTAACCCATCATCATCTGCGACGTatgaggtcccctcaccggtggaCGTCATGGGGAGTACATCATCCTTTCTTCTGGGagtttcataacgtccccaattggatgtagattgccaaacACTATAAGTTGATgtcgttccccagtacgtatttccagcatcaaacatcgacccacctaggtgcatgtcccatccactaacagagtgtcgtgcaggggttgtgtattccatacCGCTACTAAAAAGCGGCGGTTCCGTATTatgtaacccactaacgaagtgtcgggcaggggtcgtgtattcctctcaAACAACAGCCGCAAATGTATCATTTGGTGAtgcaaattgtacatataactcaatatatggtgctccactagcaagatgagtctgcaccattgcctccaagttACGAGCACCTTTGATGCCGAACGAGTCATATGTTACTGGATCaatagaagcacaaaatcgatacctAATAGACaacactttcattggcgtcgttccgaatattttacgcctaatccttttacgaagttctgtcaaatctatgttctggttaaaaaccagtcgtatTGTATTCTCCgaaaaaaaaacaacaccgttctcAGTGTAacgaacctcaccatcatagtaaataacagcactaatgcgttcactcatctttaatttttatccttcttagcctctctattttttttctgtaagttatgcaacctgagaacaaaatttggctcatttatagcccAACTTATTTCAGAAACCACTGTAGCAAAAGagtgtccacgtgggagcttctttcagtacttttgctgaaaatgcatcctgcttgaagcgtttttaacaatatttatgcagacacgtcttctcaaaattattttttcagagacCACTGTAgtaaaagagcgtccacgtgggagcttcttccagtaattttgctgaaaatacatcctgcttgaagcgtttttaccACTATTTGTGCAgacacgtcttctcaaaattattttttcagatactactgtagtaaaagagcgtccacgtgggagcttctttcagtacttttgctgacaatgcatcctgcttgaagcgttttttacactatttgcgcagacacgtcttctcaaatttattttttcaaagactactgtagcaaaagagcgtccatgtAAAAACTTTTTtagattaacaaataatttaattaagttttttagattaacaaataatttaattaagttaccctaaaccccaaaccctaatttatttgattttttttcttaaataccctaaaaccctaaaccctaaaatcctaatctaatttttttaaatttataattaatttactcaagtaaccctaaaccctaatttatttgattttttccttaaaaatcataaacactaaaccataatctaattttttaaaattagtaattaatttaattaacaaacactaaaccctaatttatttaattttttttccttaaaaccctaaaacttaaaaacccaaaattctcaaaaccctaaccctaattacaaaaaatcctaataaaaacacggggaaaacgcttcctcaaggaagcgctttgcctACGTAGACAGAAAGAGAGCCCTCAAGGAAGCGTTTCCTACTTTTTCCCCTAACAacacgctgacgtggacgcgttttgtaAAAACTGGCCCATTCCGGTAAGTAATTTCTGACCTGGCCTATTtcggtaaattaaaaaaaaaaacttttattggtaattttcccaaaatttaaTATCTATGTATGTATTTTCTTTGTAGCATTTGGTGTTAGTAATATGCTTGATCAAGGCCTAAGCTGAGTAATGCTACTGTAAAAAGCCTGCATTTTATGTTGGGTCAAGGTCGAATTTCACTTCACTCTAGCTTTTGGAATTGACTATGCTTATGACAATCATCCATCACCTACAAATGGAAAGTTCAACATATTTTTTAGAAACCAAGAATTTGGGTTAAAAAAACTTATCATTCAAAGGTTAATTGTTGCAGGTTCCTCTTACATCCTTGTCAGGCAAACCACTGCCAACTACAAGACAAAAGTAACAGTTTTACTAATATGTATGTGACAATAATATTTGGTCTTTATATTCAGATGTCTTGCTAATTGGGCTCAAGAAGATATCAGCCTCATTAATATTACTGGTATTTTGCGGGAGATCTCCTGGgccaaaattataataaaaggtCAACCAATGAATTGAATacaatattattttcttatactATCTACATAAAACTTTTCTTATGGTATCTAAGAGCAACAAACGGTTGAAATATTACATAAAACATATATTCAAAGGTCAAAATTTGCAGATTTCTCTCCCATGCCTTGTAAGGCAAGTCACTGTTCTTGTCTCAATTATCATACCCCTGCAGCAAGACAAAATAACATCATTATCATACCCTGCAAGAAGATACCGGCTTCATTTATATTACTGGTATTTTGTGATACAGCTCCAGGACCAAAGTAGCAGCGTATTTGTTGTGATTAAATATCCCAGATTCataattacgacaaaggcaaCCAAAGCATTGCTTTATTTTAATCTCTATATGCCTTCAAACCTTTGTATTCTGCATTCTAACGCCTATATATTGACGAGAGTAATTCTTCAACTCCAAGCCTACATCACAGCAGCAATGGAGTCTTCTAAGCTTCTCATTGCCCTTTTCGTTGTTCAAGTTTTCTTCCCTTGCCATATGTCAATCCAAGCAGCACCCGAGAACTCGGACCTTTTCCGAGAATACATAGGAGCTGAATTCAACAACGTTAAATTCACTGATGTTCCCATTGATTCAAACGTTGAATTCCACTTCATTCTTTCATTTGCCATAGACTGTGACAGCACCTCATGTTCTTCTCCAACAAATGGGAAGTTCAATGTCTTTTGGGACTCTGATAACCTTAGTCCTTCCCAAGTTTCTTCCATCAAGAGCACCCATTCAAATGTTAAAGTAGCTTTGAGCTTAGGAGGGGACAGTGTGGGAGATAGCTATGCTTACTTCGACCCTTCCTCTGTAGATTCTTGGGTTTCTAATGCACTTTCTTCACTCATAGATATCATGCAAGAGTACCATTTGGATGGGATTGATATTGACTATGAGCACTTCAATGCCGATCCTGACACCTTCGCTGAGTGCATTGGGAAACTCGTAAAAACCCTCAAGAATAATGGAGTGATCTCTTTCGCTTCCATAGCTCCATTTGACGATGATGATGTTCAAAGTCATTACAAGGCCTTGTGGCAAAGCTATGGTGACCTCATAGACTATGTCAACTTCCAGTTTTACGCGGCTTTTTTAATAAActaatccaaaaaaataaattaattatcaaaataattcacctttttaattaaatacaaaaataaccCGTTTTCTATCATGAAAAGTGGTGGAGCCATATGATATGGCGCCACCACAGTGCCACATCAGCAAGGggtgttaaaaaattattttttagtagagTCATGTTGAATGGTGCCACCAGTATAAAATATCAGGAAAATAATTAAAGTTCTGGAAAAATAgggaacttaaaaaaaaatttaccattttcgggtggagccattctaaatttacctttttgttttcttttttttttattttcatatttcttttgttttttttcttttatttttatatttctttttttttacttttttattttgctccttaataaattttatctttttattttttttactttttgatttttttcttatttcattttgtttattttgttttattttttattattaactttaaaaaatttgtaatgtatatttaaaatgttttataatacttttttaaaattttaattattatttttaaaaatatttttttaactttagatatatatttgtgaaattaattttttatatattttaaaaatgtatttttcaaattaattttttaaaattttaaatattaaccatatttttaataatataaaatcatttaaacatttaaaatttgtaaatacaatttctttaatttctttttaaattttttaactttttttttaatttttgaaaagtttgggggactttaataataatttttcatttctgGTGGAGCCATTTCAAATGGGGCCACCAGTTTCTGCCacccttatttttttt
Protein-coding sequences here:
- the LOC107887535 gene encoding chitinase 2-like encodes the protein MESSKLLIALFVVQVFFPCHMSIQAAPENSDLFREYIGAEFNNVKFTDVPIDSNVEFHFILSFAIDCDSTSCSSPTNGKFNVFWDSDNLSPSQVSSIKSTHSNVKVALSLGGDSVGDSYAYFDPSSVDSWVSNALSSLIDIMQEYHLDGIDIDYEHFNADPDTFAECIGKLVKTLKNNGVISFASIAPFDDDDVQSHYKALWQSYGDLIDYVNFQFYAAFLIN